The following proteins are encoded in a genomic region of Coffea eugenioides isolate CCC68of chromosome 6, Ceug_1.0, whole genome shotgun sequence:
- the LOC113775599 gene encoding leucine-rich repeat receptor-like protein kinase TDR isoform X2 has protein sequence MEILKLKYSIPLIFPLFFVAAFSAVDPFSQALLSFKSEIIDDSNSLSDWIVPTLVNSSDKILACSWSGVKCDNNSSSIIGLDLYMKNLGGALSGKQFNVFVDLLDLNLSYNSFSQQLPQSIFNLTNLRSLDISRNNFSGHFPRGISNLQNLVVLDAFSNSFSGPLPPDVSQIQPLKVLNFAGSYFRGPIPSEYGSFKSLDFIHLAGNFLSGKIPPELGMLRTVTHMEIGYNVYEGSIPWQLGNMSELQYLDIAGANLSGPIPKELGNLTKLESLFLFRNQLNGMIPWEFSNIVSLQSLDLSDNLLSGTIPDSLSELKNLRLLSLMYNDLSGTVPEGIAKLPQLDTLLIWNNFFSGPLPENLGRYSKLKYVDVSTNEFVGEIPPGICAGGMLMKLILFSNNFTGGLHPSLSNCSTLVRLRVEDNSFSGELSVIFSNLSEVIYMDLSRNKFVGGITVDITEASSLQYLNVSNNPQLGGVIPEKLWSLPSLQNFSAASCSISGNIPSFDICKSMMVVDLSKNNLSGTVPESISNCKGLLAMDLSINNLSGHIPVQLATLPAISVLDMSHNSFSGPIPMQFGNSSSLKLLNVSFNDISGSIPLEKAFRMMDSSAFMGNPRLCGVPLRTCHGKGMPSGLELGSRRTQKFAWVLISCAVIVLLIVMIIFGMLHFRKGTKGEWKIVSFSGLPGFTANDVLRSFNAAEAADAVPSFPHSVCKAVLPTGITVSVKKIEWEQKRVDTMSRFINRMGNARHKNLTRLLGFVYNKHMAYLLYDYSPNGSLAEKIKMKRDWETKYKIIIGVARGLSFLHHDCFPAIPHGDLKASKIVFDETMEPQLEEYGLSSLYQLKNIELPATTNPEAGFKT, from the exons ATGGAGATTCTGAAGCTCAAGTACTCCATTCCTctcatttttcctttgtttttcgtGGCGGCATTTTCTGCTGTCGATCCCTTCTCACAAGCACTCTTGAGCTTCAAATCAGAGATCATAGATGATTCCAACAGCTTGAGCGACTGGATTGTGCCTACCCTTGTGAATTCTTCTGATAAAATTCTTGCATGTTCTTGGTCTGGAGTGAAGTGTGATAACAACTCCTCTTCAATTATTGGTTTGGACTTATATATGAAGAATCTTGGTGGTGCACTCTCAGGGAAGCAATTTAATGTCTTTGTTGACCTTCTTGATCTTAATCTCAGCTATAATTCATTCTCACAGCAACTTCCTCAAAGCATCTTCAACCTCACCAATCTAAGAAGCTTAGACATCAGCAGGAACAATTTTTCGGGTCATTTTCCAAGAGGGATATCCAATCTCCAAAATTTGGTTGTTCTTGATGCCTTCAGCAACAGCTTCTCTGGTCCCTTGCCACCTGATGTTTCACAAATTCAGCCACTCAAAGTACTCAACTTTGCAGGGAGTTATTTCAGAGGTCCAATTCCATCAGAATATGGTTCATTCAAGAGTCTtgatttcattcatttggcagGAAATTTCCTCAGTGGTAAAATTCCTCCAGAATTGGGAATGTTACGAACTGTAACTCATATGGAAATTGGTTACAACGTATACGAGGGAAGCATCCCTTGGCAGCTGGGCAACATGAGTGAGCTTCAATATCTTGATATTGCAGGGGCCAATCTCTCTGGTCCCATTCCCAAAGAGCTCGGCAACCTCACCAAACTTGAGTCCCTTTTCCTCTTCAGGAATCAGCTAAATGGCATGATTCCCTGGGAGTTTAGCAATATCGTTTCTCTCCAAAGTTTGGATCTTTCTGATAACTTACTTTCTGGAACTATTCCTGATAGTCTTTCGGAGTTGAAAAATCTCAGGCTGCTCAGTCTTATGTACAATGACTTGAGCGGCACTGTTCCTGAAGGTATTGCTAAGCTTCCACAACTTGATACCTTGCTCATATGGAACAACTTCTTTTCAGGGCCACTCCCAGAAAACTTGGGCAGGTACTCAAAGCTCAAATACGTGGATGTTTCAACAAACGAATTTGTTGGTGAAATACCCCCAGGCATATGTGCAGGAGGGATGCTGATGAAGTTGATTCTCTTCTCAAATAATTTTACAGGTGGGCTGCATCCATCTCTTTCCAATTGTTCCACTCTTGTTCGTCTTCGAGTTGAAGATAATTCATTCTCAGGTGAGCTGTCTGTGATATTTAGTAATCTCTCGGAAGTAATATATATGGACTTGTCTAGAAATAAGTTTGTAGGAGGGATTACTGTTGATATAACCGAAGCCTCCAGTCTTCAATACTTGAACGTGTCTAATAATCCGCAACTAGGAGGAGTAATTCCAGAAAAATTATGGTCTCTGCCATCGCTCCAGAACTTTTCTGCAGCCTCTTGCAGTATTTCAGGAAATATTCCATCATTTGATATCTGCAAATCTATGATGGTTGTTGATTTAAGCAAAAACAATTTATCTGGGACTGTTCCTGAAAGTATATCCAATTGTAAGGGTCTTCTGGCAATGGACTTGTCCATTAATAATTTATCAGGTCATATACCAGTTCAGCTGGCTACTCTTCCTGCTATTAGTGTCCTAGATATGTCGCACAATAGCTTTAGTGGTCCAATACCCATGCAGTTTGGGAATTCTTCAAGCCTAAAACTCCTAAATGTGTCATTCAATGATATATCTGGTTCCATACCTCTCGAGAAGGCCTTCAGAATGATGGATAGCAGTGCATTTATGGGAAACCCCAGGCTTTGTGGTGTACCATTGAGAACTTGTCATGGGAAGGGAATGCCCAGTGGTCTTGAATTGGGAAGCAGGAGAACGCAGAAGTTTGCTTGGGTTCTCATAAGCTGCGCGGTCATTGTCTTACTTATCGTCATGATAATTTTCGGGATGCTTCATTTTAGAAAAGGAACTAAAGGTGAATGGAAAATAGTTTCTTTCAGTGGGCTTCCTGGATTTACTGCAAATGATGTTTTGAGGAGTTTCAATGCTGCAGAAGCCGCAGATGCGGTGCCATCATTTCCCCATTCAGTTTGCAAAGCGGTTCTGCCTACTGGGATAACTGTTTCTGTCAAGAAGATTGAATGGGAACAAAAGAGGGTGGACACCATGTCACGCTTCATAAACAGAATGGGCAATGCTAGGCACAAGAACTTGACTAGGCTCCTGGGATTTGTCTACAACAAGCATATGGCATACCTGTTGTATGATTACTCTCCTAATGGAAGTCTAGCCGAAAAGATCAAGATGAAAAGAGATTGGGAAACCAAGTACAAGATTATAATTGGAGTCGCAAGGGGACTCAGCTTTCTTCATCATGATTGCTTTCCCGCAATTCCACATGGGGATTTAAAGGCTAGTAAGATAGTGTTTGATGAAACTATGGAGCCTCAATTGGAAGAATATGGACTCAGTTCATTGTATCAATTAAAGAATATCGAATTACCAGCGACAACTAACCCAGAAGCAG GATTCAAGACATAA
- the LOC113775599 gene encoding leucine-rich repeat receptor-like protein kinase TDR isoform X1 — MEILKLKYSIPLIFPLFFVAAFSAVDPFSQALLSFKSEIIDDSNSLSDWIVPTLVNSSDKILACSWSGVKCDNNSSSIIGLDLYMKNLGGALSGKQFNVFVDLLDLNLSYNSFSQQLPQSIFNLTNLRSLDISRNNFSGHFPRGISNLQNLVVLDAFSNSFSGPLPPDVSQIQPLKVLNFAGSYFRGPIPSEYGSFKSLDFIHLAGNFLSGKIPPELGMLRTVTHMEIGYNVYEGSIPWQLGNMSELQYLDIAGANLSGPIPKELGNLTKLESLFLFRNQLNGMIPWEFSNIVSLQSLDLSDNLLSGTIPDSLSELKNLRLLSLMYNDLSGTVPEGIAKLPQLDTLLIWNNFFSGPLPENLGRYSKLKYVDVSTNEFVGEIPPGICAGGMLMKLILFSNNFTGGLHPSLSNCSTLVRLRVEDNSFSGELSVIFSNLSEVIYMDLSRNKFVGGITVDITEASSLQYLNVSNNPQLGGVIPEKLWSLPSLQNFSAASCSISGNIPSFDICKSMMVVDLSKNNLSGTVPESISNCKGLLAMDLSINNLSGHIPVQLATLPAISVLDMSHNSFSGPIPMQFGNSSSLKLLNVSFNDISGSIPLEKAFRMMDSSAFMGNPRLCGVPLRTCHGKGMPSGLELGSRRTQKFAWVLISCAVIVLLIVMIIFGMLHFRKGTKGEWKIVSFSGLPGFTANDVLRSFNAAEAADAVPSFPHSVCKAVLPTGITVSVKKIEWEQKRVDTMSRFINRMGNARHKNLTRLLGFVYNKHMAYLLYDYSPNGSLAEKIKMKRDWETKYKIIIGVARGLSFLHHDCFPAIPHGDLKASKIVFDETMEPQLEEYGLSSLYQLKNIELPATTNPEAGEVTPSTKDQLYKDVYNFGDIILEILTNGGPRSTSKEVLLRDILDKNEISPSSSMQEEIKLVFDVALRCTSRISDRPSMENALKLLSGLKHQRS, encoded by the exons ATGGAGATTCTGAAGCTCAAGTACTCCATTCCTctcatttttcctttgtttttcgtGGCGGCATTTTCTGCTGTCGATCCCTTCTCACAAGCACTCTTGAGCTTCAAATCAGAGATCATAGATGATTCCAACAGCTTGAGCGACTGGATTGTGCCTACCCTTGTGAATTCTTCTGATAAAATTCTTGCATGTTCTTGGTCTGGAGTGAAGTGTGATAACAACTCCTCTTCAATTATTGGTTTGGACTTATATATGAAGAATCTTGGTGGTGCACTCTCAGGGAAGCAATTTAATGTCTTTGTTGACCTTCTTGATCTTAATCTCAGCTATAATTCATTCTCACAGCAACTTCCTCAAAGCATCTTCAACCTCACCAATCTAAGAAGCTTAGACATCAGCAGGAACAATTTTTCGGGTCATTTTCCAAGAGGGATATCCAATCTCCAAAATTTGGTTGTTCTTGATGCCTTCAGCAACAGCTTCTCTGGTCCCTTGCCACCTGATGTTTCACAAATTCAGCCACTCAAAGTACTCAACTTTGCAGGGAGTTATTTCAGAGGTCCAATTCCATCAGAATATGGTTCATTCAAGAGTCTtgatttcattcatttggcagGAAATTTCCTCAGTGGTAAAATTCCTCCAGAATTGGGAATGTTACGAACTGTAACTCATATGGAAATTGGTTACAACGTATACGAGGGAAGCATCCCTTGGCAGCTGGGCAACATGAGTGAGCTTCAATATCTTGATATTGCAGGGGCCAATCTCTCTGGTCCCATTCCCAAAGAGCTCGGCAACCTCACCAAACTTGAGTCCCTTTTCCTCTTCAGGAATCAGCTAAATGGCATGATTCCCTGGGAGTTTAGCAATATCGTTTCTCTCCAAAGTTTGGATCTTTCTGATAACTTACTTTCTGGAACTATTCCTGATAGTCTTTCGGAGTTGAAAAATCTCAGGCTGCTCAGTCTTATGTACAATGACTTGAGCGGCACTGTTCCTGAAGGTATTGCTAAGCTTCCACAACTTGATACCTTGCTCATATGGAACAACTTCTTTTCAGGGCCACTCCCAGAAAACTTGGGCAGGTACTCAAAGCTCAAATACGTGGATGTTTCAACAAACGAATTTGTTGGTGAAATACCCCCAGGCATATGTGCAGGAGGGATGCTGATGAAGTTGATTCTCTTCTCAAATAATTTTACAGGTGGGCTGCATCCATCTCTTTCCAATTGTTCCACTCTTGTTCGTCTTCGAGTTGAAGATAATTCATTCTCAGGTGAGCTGTCTGTGATATTTAGTAATCTCTCGGAAGTAATATATATGGACTTGTCTAGAAATAAGTTTGTAGGAGGGATTACTGTTGATATAACCGAAGCCTCCAGTCTTCAATACTTGAACGTGTCTAATAATCCGCAACTAGGAGGAGTAATTCCAGAAAAATTATGGTCTCTGCCATCGCTCCAGAACTTTTCTGCAGCCTCTTGCAGTATTTCAGGAAATATTCCATCATTTGATATCTGCAAATCTATGATGGTTGTTGATTTAAGCAAAAACAATTTATCTGGGACTGTTCCTGAAAGTATATCCAATTGTAAGGGTCTTCTGGCAATGGACTTGTCCATTAATAATTTATCAGGTCATATACCAGTTCAGCTGGCTACTCTTCCTGCTATTAGTGTCCTAGATATGTCGCACAATAGCTTTAGTGGTCCAATACCCATGCAGTTTGGGAATTCTTCAAGCCTAAAACTCCTAAATGTGTCATTCAATGATATATCTGGTTCCATACCTCTCGAGAAGGCCTTCAGAATGATGGATAGCAGTGCATTTATGGGAAACCCCAGGCTTTGTGGTGTACCATTGAGAACTTGTCATGGGAAGGGAATGCCCAGTGGTCTTGAATTGGGAAGCAGGAGAACGCAGAAGTTTGCTTGGGTTCTCATAAGCTGCGCGGTCATTGTCTTACTTATCGTCATGATAATTTTCGGGATGCTTCATTTTAGAAAAGGAACTAAAGGTGAATGGAAAATAGTTTCTTTCAGTGGGCTTCCTGGATTTACTGCAAATGATGTTTTGAGGAGTTTCAATGCTGCAGAAGCCGCAGATGCGGTGCCATCATTTCCCCATTCAGTTTGCAAAGCGGTTCTGCCTACTGGGATAACTGTTTCTGTCAAGAAGATTGAATGGGAACAAAAGAGGGTGGACACCATGTCACGCTTCATAAACAGAATGGGCAATGCTAGGCACAAGAACTTGACTAGGCTCCTGGGATTTGTCTACAACAAGCATATGGCATACCTGTTGTATGATTACTCTCCTAATGGAAGTCTAGCCGAAAAGATCAAGATGAAAAGAGATTGGGAAACCAAGTACAAGATTATAATTGGAGTCGCAAGGGGACTCAGCTTTCTTCATCATGATTGCTTTCCCGCAATTCCACATGGGGATTTAAAGGCTAGTAAGATAGTGTTTGATGAAACTATGGAGCCTCAATTGGAAGAATATGGACTCAGTTCATTGTATCAATTAAAGAATATCGAATTACCAGCGACAACTAACCCAGAAGCAG GTGAAGTTACCCCAAGCACAAAGGACCAGCTTTACAAGGATGTATACAACTTTGGAGACATAATTCTGGAGATCTTAACAAATGGAGGGCCGAGGAGCACTTCAAAAGAGGTTCTTTTAAGAGACATTCTCGATAAGAATGAGATTAGTCCCTCCAGTTCTATGCAAGAAGAAATAAAGTTGGTCTTTGACGTGGCTTTGCGCTGCACAAGTAGAATATCAGATAGGCCGTCAATGGAGAATGCATTAAAGCTTTTATCGGGTTTGAAACACCAAAGGTCATAG
- the LOC113776310 gene encoding putative B3 domain-containing protein At4g03170, translated as MEDEERVKFVKESKRKRKSIMGSAETSEASKIINGSIVLDKFMDAEVQQAASTLLAMSKEVLDPKTANGLRKRVMKTKLKLDRGIGGKLPRLPPVARLNGVIGTCSEPFEKQLTGSDVSECQCRLTLSKEEVLDSILPLLNEQDENIDSGIPVTVYDSSGKDYRMAFQSWSKRKLYVLKSGWTKFCQDHKLRALDWVTIWMFRHMHTRSPCFVLSFRR; from the coding sequence ATGGAAGATGAAGAGAGGGTTAAGTTCGTGAAGGAAtcgaagagaaaaagaaaatcaataaTGGGGTCGGCAGAAACTTCGGAAGCAAGCAAGATCATCAATGGCTCGATAGTTCTTGACAAGTTCATGGACGCGGAAGTCCAGCAAGCGGCTTCAACTCTATTAGCGATGAGCAAGGAAGTATTGGATCCCAAAACCGCTAATGGGTTGCGCAAGCGAGTAATGAAGACCAAATTAAAATTAGATAGGGGAATTGGAGGGAAATTGCCAAGGCTGCCGCCGGTTGCGAGATTGAATGGCGTTATTGGAACTTGCAGTGAGCCTTTTGAGAAGCAGTTGACAGGTAGTGATGTTAGTGAGTGCCAATGTAGGTTAACGTTATCCAAGGAGGAAGTACTGGATTCGATCTTGCCATTGTTGAATGAACAAGACGAAAACATAGACTCTGGAATTCCAGTTACTGTCTATGATTCTTCAGGGAAAGATTACCGGATGGCGTTTCAGTCTTGGAGCAAGAGAAAGCTTTACGTGCTCAAGTCGGGGTGGACAAAGTTTTGTCAAGACCATAAGTTGCGAGCCCTTGATTGGGTCACCATTTGGATGTTTCGACATATGCATACTAGGAGCCCTTGTTTCGTTTTGTCTTTTAGACGCTAG